The following proteins are co-located in the Vigna angularis cultivar LongXiaoDou No.4 chromosome 2, ASM1680809v1, whole genome shotgun sequence genome:
- the LOC108327543 gene encoding uncharacterized protein LOC108327543, translating into MEEEQHTRDLIAQMQAQIQAQARTIQAQTHAQQEMQRRHAEEITMLRAERARVERSAQHSESTADRGNNQHNDNAGSRNQQPSRHTDPNDRERREPSPLRTDRPSSLLPFTAIIMQTPMLDKNPPILDKYDGSTDPDNHLRIFTNAMVFYTDSDPVMCRAFSLSLKDEALEWYNTLPPNTVDCFATVENLFKRQYASNRNQEVTPAELVNTKQEKGETLKAFMKRYMETARRVKEVSQSFIITNLPSCLKPGYFAEKLYARPPKTMEELQERIAEFIRMEDMRISQRKRQQETEASRRRKDGKRPFDNNGKSGELSRTFKFNHYTPLNTPRAKVLEEALNAELLTLQTKPSSRYADEMKSCHFHQNRGHTTEECITLKNEIEHLVRAGHLRKYIQEARRSPERAYRKNERRRDYSRSPARHRERSVRGVIN; encoded by the coding sequence ATGGAGGAAGAACAACACACCAGAGATTTGATAGCGCAGATGCAGGCGCAAATACAGGCACAAGCCAGAACCATACAAGCACAAACGCACGCACAACAAGAGATGCAGCGAAGGCACGCAGAAGAAATTACAATGTTAAGAGCAGAACGAGCTCGTGTCGAGCGGTCAGCTCAACACTCGGAGTCCACAGCCGATCGGGGTAACAACCAACACAATGATAACGCTGGAAGTCGTAATCAACAGCCATCTCGGCATACTGACCCGAACGATCGGGAAAGAAGGGAACCGTCCCCCTTACGAACTGATCGACCCTCTAGTCTGCTCCCTTTTACTGCGATCATCATGCAAACTCCAATGCTAGACAAGAACCCTCCTATATTGGATAAGTATGATGGCTCGACAGATCCCGACAATCATCTCAGGATTTTCACCAATGCAATGGTGTTCTACACGGACAGTGATCCGGTTATGTGCAGAGCCTTCTCCTTATCACTCAAGGACGAAGCATTAGAGTGGTATAACACTCTTCCCCCAAACACAGTGGATTGTTTCGCCACTGTGGAAAACCTTTTTAAAAGGCAATACGCCTCCAATCGTAATCAGGAAGTAACGCCAGCGGAATTGGTAAATACTAAACAGGAAAAGggagaaactttgaaggcctttatgaaaaggtatatGGAAACTGCACGACGAGTTAAAGAGGTAAGTCAATCTTTTATTATCACCAATTTGCCTTCCTGTCTAAAACCAGGGTACTTTGCTGAGAAATTGTATGCACGACCGCCAAAAACAATGGAGGAGCTCCAAGAACGAATAGCCGAGTTCATCCGCATGGAGGACATGCGAATTTCACAAAGAAAGCGACAACAAGAAACTGAGGCAAGCAGACGTAGAAAGGACGGTAAACGACCGTTCGACAATAATGGTAAAAGCGGGGAGCTTTCCcgaacatttaaatttaatcactaTACACCCCTCAACACGCCTAGGGCAAAAGTTCTTGAAGAAGCTCTAAACGCTGAACTTCTCACACTCCAAACGAAACCATCTTCAAGATACGCAGATGAAATGAAGAGCTGTCATTTCCATCAGAATCGGGGGCATACTACAGAAGAATGCATTACGCTGAAAAACGAAATAGAACATCTCGTTCGGGCAGGACACCTCCGTAAATACATACAAGAAGCAAGAAGAAGTCCTGAACGAGCGTATAGGAAGAACGAACGAAGGCGAGACTATAGTCGCAGTCCTGCTCGCCATCGTGAACGATCGGTTCGCGGAGTTATAAACTGA
- the LOC108328838 gene encoding F-box protein At2g41170 isoform X1, producing MSSEKNCVSKLEKQNDCKVYSLLDLPEWTLLCILECLSPQDLFRVAQVCTNLRDKTRIDALWEKVIKQKWGRLLGEAAYQEWQWHTTKIANTQSILSLQQQNQSGSCGSFSGVWPFINFHSYLENFIDFITLFKHCSKMALYICLESGRFWFPAQMYKTSKLFCYDVIVSYDSKRDTFEARSQTGGWRMNEQNIEWDMLRPPPTDTSPREVHMSNCMNDLKPGDQIEIQMKKRKESPFYWCYAVIGHLEICNQNVNDCRCQYDDNLVVEFKQYPPNSRNKRSVLNRNRYEEQVSMLSWFGGIRKLDKEEEIEKWNNLFAYR from the exons ATGTCATCTGAGAAGAACTGTGTATCAAAATTGGAGAAGCAAAACGATTGCAAAGTTTATTCTCTCTTAGATTTGCCTGAGTGGACCTTGCTTTGCATTCTTGAGTGCCTTTCACCACAGGATTTGTTTAGAGTGGCACAAGTGTGTACCAATTTGAGGGACAAAACCAGAATTGATGCTTTGTGGGAGAAAGTAATCAAGCAGAAATGGGGTAGGCTGCTTGGTGAAGCTGCTTACCAAGAGTGGCAGTGGCACACAACAAAAATTGCAAACACACAAAGCATCTTGTCACTTCAGCAGCAGAATCAGAGTGGATCATGTGGCTCTTTCAGTGGTGTTTGGCCTTTCATAAACTTTCATTCTTATTTGGAAAATTTCATTGACTTCATTACTTTGTTTAAACATTGTTCAAAAATGGCTTTGTATATCTGTCTTGAAAGTGGTCGCTTCTGGTTTCCTGCTCAAATGTACAAG ACTTCAAAGCTATTCTGTTATGATGTCATAGTCAGCTATGACTCTAAAAGAGACACCTTCGAAGCAAG GTCTCAAACTGGTGGCTGGCGAATGAATGAGCAAAATATTGAGTGGGATATGTTGAGACCACCACCAACTGATACTTCTCCAAGGGAGGTTCATATGTCTAACTGTATGAATGATTTGAAACCAGGAGATCAAATTGAGATTCAGATGAAAAAGCGCAAAGAATCCCCTTTTT ATTGGTGCTATGCTGTAATTGGTCATCTGGAAATATGCAACCAGAATGTGAATGATTGCCGCTGCCAATATGATG ACAATTTAGTAGTAGAATTCAAGCAATATCCACCAAATAGTAGAAATAAAAGATCAGTGCTGAACAGAAACAGGTATGAGGAACAAGTTTCAATGCTTAGCTGGTTTGGTGGAATCAGAAAACTTGATAAGGAGGAGGAGATTGAAAAGTGGAACAACCTCTTTGCATATAGATAA
- the LOC108328838 gene encoding F-box protein At2g41170 isoform X2, protein MSSEKNCVSKLEKQNDCKVYSLLDLPEWTLLCILECLSPQDLFRVAQVCTNLRDKTRIDALWEKVIKQKWGRLLGEAAYQEWQWHTTKIANTQSILSLQQQNQSGSCGSFSGVWPFINFHSYLENFIDFITLFKHCSKMALYICLESGRFWFPAQMYKTSKLFCYDVIVSYDSKRDTFEARSQTGGWRMNEQNIEWDMLRPPPTDTSPREVHMSNCMNDLKPGDQIEIQMKKRKESPFYNLVVEFKQYPPNSRNKRSVLNRNRYEEQVSMLSWFGGIRKLDKEEEIEKWNNLFAYR, encoded by the exons ATGTCATCTGAGAAGAACTGTGTATCAAAATTGGAGAAGCAAAACGATTGCAAAGTTTATTCTCTCTTAGATTTGCCTGAGTGGACCTTGCTTTGCATTCTTGAGTGCCTTTCACCACAGGATTTGTTTAGAGTGGCACAAGTGTGTACCAATTTGAGGGACAAAACCAGAATTGATGCTTTGTGGGAGAAAGTAATCAAGCAGAAATGGGGTAGGCTGCTTGGTGAAGCTGCTTACCAAGAGTGGCAGTGGCACACAACAAAAATTGCAAACACACAAAGCATCTTGTCACTTCAGCAGCAGAATCAGAGTGGATCATGTGGCTCTTTCAGTGGTGTTTGGCCTTTCATAAACTTTCATTCTTATTTGGAAAATTTCATTGACTTCATTACTTTGTTTAAACATTGTTCAAAAATGGCTTTGTATATCTGTCTTGAAAGTGGTCGCTTCTGGTTTCCTGCTCAAATGTACAAG ACTTCAAAGCTATTCTGTTATGATGTCATAGTCAGCTATGACTCTAAAAGAGACACCTTCGAAGCAAG GTCTCAAACTGGTGGCTGGCGAATGAATGAGCAAAATATTGAGTGGGATATGTTGAGACCACCACCAACTGATACTTCTCCAAGGGAGGTTCATATGTCTAACTGTATGAATGATTTGAAACCAGGAGATCAAATTGAGATTCAGATGAAAAAGCGCAAAGAATCCCCTTTTT ACAATTTAGTAGTAGAATTCAAGCAATATCCACCAAATAGTAGAAATAAAAGATCAGTGCTGAACAGAAACAGGTATGAGGAACAAGTTTCAATGCTTAGCTGGTTTGGTGGAATCAGAAAACTTGATAAGGAGGAGGAGATTGAAAAGTGGAACAACCTCTTTGCATATAGATAA